The Fibrobacter sp. UWH4 genomic interval CGCAGCAGCTGATAGAAGTTGACGAAATGCAGGTAGAAGGCTTTGCCGAAAACTCCAGGGAACGTTGCTACTTCTGCAAGCGCAACCTGTTTTCGAAAATTGCAGAATGCGCAAAGGCCGCAGGATTTTCAACCGTCTGCGAAGGCAGCAATGCCGACGACATTCACGATTACCGCCCTGGAATGCGCGCCCTCCAGGAACTAGGCATCAGGAGCCCCCTCCTGGAATGCGGACTCACAAAAGCGGACATCCGCGAACTTTCGCACCAACTGGATTTACCCACGTGGGACAAGCCCTCCTTCGCCTGCCTCGCAAGCCGCATCCCTTATGGAGAACCCATTTCCCGGGAAAAGCTTTCCATGATATCAAATGCGGAGCAACTGCTTTTTGAACTGGGCTTCAAGCAGTTCCGCGTGCGCCTGCATGGAAACCTTGCCCGCATCGAGGTGTTGCCGGAAGATTTCGACAAGGTTCTAGAAAAACGCGACCAGATTCTCGCAGCCTTCAAGAAAATCGGATTTACCTACATCTCGCTAGACCT includes:
- the larE gene encoding ATP-dependent sacrificial sulfur transferase LarE, with amino-acid sequence MENLKQKFEKLKTLLREMDRVAIAFSAGVDSTFLAKVAHDTLGDNMVAYTVQAGMVPEREIAFSREFCKLHGIPQQLIEVDEMQVEGFAENSRERCYFCKRNLFSKIAECAKAAGFSTVCEGSNADDIHDYRPGMRALQELGIRSPLLECGLTKADIRELSHQLDLPTWDKPSFACLASRIPYGEPISREKLSMISNAEQLLFELGFKQFRVRLHGNLARIEVLPEDFDKVLEKRDQILAAFKKIGFTYISLDLQGFRSGSLNETLATKQV